Proteins found in one Serinicoccus marinus DSM 15273 genomic segment:
- a CDS encoding TRAP transporter small permease, translated as MSVAGVGRTLPGERAVLTLARVCAVISALAVVTIMVAIALQVAVRALWGFTLPGMLEVAQSCLVIAVAFGLAWAAVTGDHVSVTLLTDRLSPRVNRVLDVVVWSVSSVLVAWLAVSSTLRAVEATERGEQGFGIIVWYEWPWRWFIAVGFVVLFLVCVMNVARSLTGARPYDQLDGAEQHLLGPVTRRPQE; from the coding sequence GCGTGGCCGGCGTCGGTCGCACCCTCCCCGGGGAGCGTGCAGTACTGACGCTGGCGCGGGTCTGCGCCGTCATCTCCGCCCTGGCCGTGGTCACGATCATGGTGGCGATCGCGCTCCAGGTCGCGGTGCGCGCGCTCTGGGGATTCACCCTCCCCGGCATGCTCGAGGTCGCGCAGTCCTGCCTGGTCATCGCGGTGGCCTTCGGGCTGGCCTGGGCTGCCGTCACGGGTGACCACGTCTCGGTGACCCTGCTCACCGACCGCCTGAGCCCACGGGTCAACCGTGTGCTGGACGTGGTGGTGTGGTCGGTGTCCTCGGTCCTCGTCGCCTGGTTGGCCGTCTCCAGCACCCTCCGGGCCGTCGAGGCGACGGAGCGGGGGGAGCAGGGGTTCGGGATCATCGTCTGGTATGAGTGGCCGTGGCGGTGGTTCATCGCCGTCGGCTTCGTCGTGCTGTTCCTCGTCTGCGTCATGAACGTCGCCCGCTCTCTCACGGGGGCGCGGCCCTACGACCAGCTGGACGGGGCCGAGCAGCACCTCCTCGGCCCGGTCACCCGGCGTCCGCAGGAGTAG